The sequence CTTGACGCGCTTCGCCGGCCTCGCTTTGGACGGGCCTTGTCCCTCTGCCCTATGCTTTAACGTGGCGGGGAGGACTTCGTAGCGCCAATTGTCCAGGTCTACGAATGACCGGACTTGCTCGTCAATGTCATTTTTAGAAGCCTTTGATTTTGCTTCCAGCTTGGCCTGGTATACGTTGCGGGCAGTGTTTGGGTAAAGGGCTAGCAGGCGAGAGAGAGTTGCAGGGAGGATGTCTGATGGGGAGAAACTGGTACTGGGAGGCGGAGTCATATTTATGAAGTATCAATTCAATTGGACTTGAAGCTGGTAGTTTATGTTTTATGTCTTTCTAATTAACTAAAtacctacggagtacgggagAACATGGCGTCGAGTTGCCTGCAACTAAATAAGTATCCTCCGTAGAAACCCCTTTTTCGGCGGTTAAGGTTCACTGccggagaagaagaaaaaaaaaaaatagttAAAAAATTTGGTTAGTATTTATCCACCGATTCGCCGACAGCATCAAAGGTAGAGAAATGATTCACATCGGCTGAGAAAGGACACATTCGCTTCTTCAACAGATTCCCACGCACTCTGCCCGGCGTAGCTAGCACTCTTTTCAACAAGTAGTCTGTCTCCACGCGCTCGTCAAGCTGGCGGCAACTTTCCGACTCGCGGCCTCCCGGATCTACCCCGCGGCGTGCTCCCCCTCCGTCACCCTGGCGTCCTCACGCTCCTCCACCCGCCAACGTCTGAGTCTGATCTCCAGGCATTTTGATCAGAAACTGCCTTTGCCTGCACTGAACACCCCCTTCTCGACCGAGAGAGCTGTCTCTGTCGAACCCGACGACCTAGAATATAAACCCATTCTTCGAGAAGCCCCTCTTCGCCATCAACTTCAGCAACTCCCACAGCAGCAACAGCGAAACTATAGCACCACGACCGGGAATAGCGCCTCTGCAACCATGTCTGCCCAAGCTCCTCACCCTACCCTGCTCATCCCGGGCCCGATTGAGTTTGACGATGCCGTCCTTCAGTCCATGTCTCATTTCGCGTAAGTTTAACAGCTCTTTTGCCCCCTCGTCTTTCGTCTCTACTACGCTTCTTCCGTTGAGAATCAAAGATGCACTGACTGTTCCAAAGCGAGAGCCATGTCGGCCCAGCATTCGTCAAGACCTTTGGTGAATCCTTGACCCTTGTCCGCAAGCTCTTCCAAAGCACCTCTCCCACCGCCCAGCCCTTCATCCTCGCGGGCTCCGGCACCCTTGGCTGGGACCTCGTTGCGTCAAACCTCATCGAGGCCGGCCAGGAAGCCCTCGTCCTCCACAGCGGTTACTTTGCCGACTCCTTCGCTGCCTGTCTCGAAACCTACGGCGCCAAGGCCACCCAGCTGAAAGCTCCCATCGGGGACCGGCCATCCCTGTCAGACATTGAACAGGCATTGAAACTCGCCGATTACAAagtcatcaccatcacccACGTCGACACCTCCACCGGTGTCCTCAGCGATATCAAGGCCGTCGCTGAACTCGTCAGACGTGTGAGCCCCAACACCCTCGTTGTCGTCGACGGTGTCTGCAGCGTCGGGTGCGAAGAAATCGCCTTTGACGAATGGGACATCGACGTCGTCCTAACCGCCAGCCAAAAGGCCATCGGCTGTCCTCCCGGCCTCAGCATCGTGATGTGCTCCGGCCGTGCCATGGAGAGGTTCAAGACCCGCCAGAGCCCACCGGCTAGCTACTACGCTTCGATGGTCAACTGGCTTCCCGTCATGCAAAACTACGAGGCCGGCAAGCCGTCATACTTTGCCACTCCAGCTACCCAGCTCGTCAGGGCACTCCACACGTCCCTCGTCCAGATCGCATCTAAACCTCTCTCTGAGCGCTTTGCTGCTCACCGTGCTGCCTCCCAGCGTGTCAAGAGCGCTGTTGCTGAGCTTGGCTTGCACCAATTGGCCACCAAGCCTGAGAACCAGGCCAACGCCATGACGGCTATCAGACTGCCTGAGGGTCTGACGCCCGCGGACATCCTGCCAATCTTGGGTAAGAAGGGTGTCGTGTTTGCTGGAGGCCTCCACAAAGAGATTGCTAGCAAGTATATCCGGTTCGGTCACATGGGTGTGAGTGTGACGGATCCTGCAAGGGATGATATTGACAAAGCGATCCAGGCCTTGAAGGAGGCATTTGTGGAAGTTACCAAATAAAATTCAAACCTAGCTTTCTCTCCCATTCCCTTGAAAAGCACCATAAGAGTGGTCCTAGAAGTGGAGAGATTTTGAAATAATTCtcttgtatgtatgtacatagaTTTTCGGGTTCTCGACGCACAAGGATAGAACAAAGACATATAATTTCCTGACCATCCGGCTTGCGTATTATACAGTACTAACAGTAcacttttttcttcttcagctgtGCAGGACAAGGGTGATCCAAAGCAAATTACTCTAAATGGGGTATGCAAATCGGATAACTCGGCTACACGCTCTCATGAAGACGGTAGGGAGGAGTGCGTGTTTCAACCCATTAATAAAGTAGGCGTCAGAGACGAGAGAAAACCATGGCTGGCAAGCTATTAAAAGGTGTATCATAGAACAAGGGGGAAAAAGCGTCAAAACCCATTCAAAGAGATAATAGAACCCCTGCAGACAACAGGCAGAGATATATAAATGAAAATGCACGCTCAATGCTTGGGTGGTACGATGAAACAGGAAGACACAGAAAAGTaaacggaaaaaaaaaaaggaactgTTGAGTTATGTATATACAACTTCACACAATTAACATTTACCGAGCATACTGCCGGGGTTTTCTATGTCATAGCTTCACCACGTCGAAGGGCAAGCAATGCTCGTACATCGGTCACATACTGCATTGCTTCCAGCAATGGAATGAGATGTAGCAAGTCATTGTCCGTCGGATCATTAATCCATCCTTCAATCGGGATGGCATTGTCTATTATACTGCTTTAGCATACCACATCCCGTGTCCATTACAAAGCTACCAAGTGTGAACAGCCTTACCTTCATGGAATATATAGCTCATTGGACTATTATCCAAGATCATGACCTTACTCAAATCTGGTTCTACCGAACTCAAGTCTTTGATGTACGCCCCGTTTCTCAACGTACAGTGCTGCCGATAGTACCGACTATGGAAAAACTTCCGCTCCTGTTCCAGCCAGTCGATCACTGGATCGGCATATTCTTGCACGCTCGCTGTGAAGACCACAAGCTTGTACCATTTGCAAACCTTGCGCAGGAATACGTCGCAGTGCGGTCGTTTGTGGACATAGTAGAGAATAGGATGCTGCGGGCCCAGGGTAGTGGATGCTCCACCAGGTGCGGTGGATGTAGTCATGGGCGTGGAGAGCCGCACTTCAACCATGTGGCCGCTAGACATGCGACCACCCTTGGCCAGAGAGTGGATGAGGGTTTCGTCGAGGTCAAGGATTAAAGTCTTCTGAGGGAATCTAGGCCTTCCTGAGCCGGGCGCGTAAGACGGCTGTCGAGGTGGAATCAGTGGTCGCGGTGGAGCGGGAGCGTGGGGATATTTGGTGAGTCGATGGATTGAAGGAGATATCGGCGACTTTAGGCTTTCAGCGGCAACGTTGGTAGCAGTATCCCTTAATTCGCTACTTCGCCTTctatgcaccttatctcctGTGCCTTTTCGACCGTTTTGTATCTGGATTCGAATTGAACGTCTAGGCGTCACTTCGTTTCCAATGCTGGTTATCTGTTCCGATTTTGACCTTGAGTGCCGGCGGCCCGCCTTGGTTGGTGTTCGATCGATATCGGACTCGGAGGCGTTGGACGACATGGAAGACATTGACTCCCTGGACGGAGAGGTCCTCAGATTTCTGTAACCAACGTTGCTCCTCATGGAACCGGATCTTGACCTTCTCGTTGTTTTTCCTGGAGCTTCGAGCGCCATTGCGTTTTTCCTGGACTCTGAGCCGGACAATCGCATCCGTCGGACAGGGTTAAGAGGGGAATACCGGCCATTATCATCGCGAAAAGTTCGCACAAGGTATATAGCCGGTGATGCAAGAGTGTATAATATGGATGACAAGGTTTCCGCAAGGGCTTCAACTAGCTGCTGTGCTATTGCGTGCAATTCGCTTGCTCGTAATGTCTTTCCGTCCTTCTGCAGGCCATGCAACAAAGGGGCCTTCTCCTCGACGTCTCCCATGGTCGGTGCAACGTCATTAGGTTGGTCACTACTATTATTTTCCTCTTCCGTTGACCCTTCAAGTGCTCCGATATCATGTAAATTTCCTTCGCTATAGGACCTATTCCCTGCTAGAGCACTTCTGCCAGAGAGCGTGGGGCCTTGGGAGTGGGAACGGGAACGGGATCGAGAGGGCGATCGGGAGGACGACGGCGTAGTCTGGCCGATGACGCGGGACGAGAGGATGTTGAGGGAGTTCATCTTTTGGCGTAGGCCATGAACGCAGGCCTATATAGAGCAAATGACTGACCAAGTTGAACTCTGGTGCGAGAATATGAAAGTGTATTGTCGTTCGTGAACAGAATGCGGAGGCGCTGAGAAGACGAGTTTGAGTGAGGCGTGGACAAACCAAAATGCGCCGCCAATAATAAAAGAATGGGATCGCTTCCGATCACTACGTAGTCTTACCCCAAGACGCCGCTGTTTCACATCCAGAGGTTCCAATGCAATGATGGCATGTATCACAAGCAAAAGATCCAGACAGAGATCCAGCACAATGCGTTGTCCAAAGTGACGAAAGAGAGCCGGATCAATTGTTGAGGTGAGGTGGGGAGTCGGGAAGCCCACGCGGAGTTGTTGGGCCAAGCCCGGCGTCAACGATATCAGCACTGCGGTCTCTCGTGCCCAACCACCACCATGCCTGCTGGTGGGGAGTTTAACCAGAATGCTCTCAGTGACTGTTCTTGAGTGCGTTAGTCTCCCAGCGAGTTGACAGAACTGCGCATGTTATAACTAATTCCCAACGCGACTACGGTTGCTCTCCGCCTCTGCTCTAAAACAAATAGAGCCTCGTGAGAGCTCCTCGTTCGCGACACTCCCTGGCACTCCGACAATACGTTTCATGGATAGAAATGTACGAAGATTTATGCTActccaaaaaaagaaagcaactAATTGAAATGAAACCGCAATTGGGGACACTCCGACGGGAGCATATGGAGACCTGAAGGAGGGCACCCAACGAGGGTAACGTTTCAGCAGGGATCTCTGTGGGTGTGAAGAATCCGCTTTCGATCACTCCGTGGCTAGTCCACCAGAAGGACTTATCCTCAAGAGTTGCCAATCCCTTCAGGATGACAATATTATAGTATTTGATGCCATGTGGGATTGTCTGCCGCCCGAGGAATAAATGCGTCCTACCATCATTCAGTGAGTGGTTGAGACTCATTAGCTCTCAAAAAATAATTCTCCTATTATGTGATGTGTTTCAAACCCAACTCATGAGGGCATGCTTAATCGACTCGAAGCGGGGCAGAATTCTTCAAAACGCAATTCAACTTGGGAGCTAATACttcgtacagagtactccaaATTCCATATTCCATATATAGGAATGCTTCTTTAATCACCATCACCGCATGCTTCAGCCACAGACACAGCAGGCACATTGATTAGAGTTTGCCACTCTTGATGAACACAACAGTATAACAGATATTACAGGCACACTGGACTGGGGAAAGCAACTTACTTACAAAATGCAGGATTTGGACTCAGGACACTGGATAAGCAGGGCTTACCGTGCTATCTCTGATGCTTTACCTTAATTTGGTCGAAAGGAGCGGGGATGGTGGAGCGACTGATAAGAGCACCCAAGCTACAAGTATGCATGGCGTGAAATTCGGATCCGAGATGCGTGGTCTTCGATGTTGGAGAAAGGAAGGTAAAGCGAAACGGCTCAAAATACAAAGTGGAATGGCATCGCTTGGATTCTAAAGACGAAATCTTCGGGACAGCTGGTGTCCATTTCGAAATTCCTAGATTCCACGGCTCGCGCCCCCGTTCACCATCTCGAGGCGTTCCCTCTCCATCACCACCCCGATAATGACAATGTGAAACAAAGCCTCATCGAGTGTGGTCACAAGTTCTACCATTTGACCGGCACGCAAACCAGCCGCTGTCAAGGCAGTACCTGCTTCGTAGCGAGCGAAAGGCCGGTCAACTCAATGTTGATAGCCACAACGCCATTGATACTGCATTCTTCAACGAGATGAATCCAATCTATCCCTGACCAGGGATCGAGAAGGAAAGCTGGTGCACGATGAATATGCACGGGACTTGGGAAGCTGATTTTGATGGACAGCTCCAAGACGGGAAAGACCGTGTAGAACGCAACGGTGTCGAGTTGGCCAACGTCAAAGACGAGGCTATGCTGATATGCTGTCCAACGATTCCCGGGTTCAGTTTCAACAAG is a genomic window of Coccidioides posadasii str. Silveira chromosome 3, complete sequence containing:
- a CDS encoding uncharacterized protein (EggNog:ENOG410PGH0~COG:E~BUSCO:5969at33183), with protein sequence MSAQAPHPTLLIPGPIEFDDAVLQSMSHFAESHVGPAFVKTFGESLTLVRKLFQSTSPTAQPFILAGSGTLGWDLVASNLIEAGQEALVLHSGYFADSFAACLETYGAKATQLKAPIGDRPSLSDIEQALKLADYKVITITHVDTSTGVLSDIKAVAELVRRVSPNTLVVVDGVCSVGCEEIAFDEWDIDVVLTASQKAIGCPPGLSIVMCSGRAMERFKTRQSPPASYYASMVNWLPVMQNYEAGKPSYFATPATQLVRALHTSLVQIASKPLSERFAAHRAASQRVKSAVAELGLHQLATKPENQANAMTAIRLPEGLTPADILPILGKKGVVFAGGLHKEIASKYIRFGHMGVSVTDPARDDIDKAIQALKEAFVEVTK
- the NEM1 gene encoding Nuclear envelope morphology protein 1 (EggNog:ENOG410PFK9~COG:K~BUSCO:7116at33183); translated protein: MNSLNILSSRVIGQTTPSSSRSPSRSRSRSHSQGPTLSGRSALAGNRSYSEGNLHDIGALEGSTEEENNSSDQPNDVAPTMGDVEEKAPLLHGLQKDGKTLRASELHAIAQQLVEALAETLSSILYTLASPAIYLVRTFRDDNGRYSPLNPVRRMRLSGSESRKNAMALEAPGKTTRRSRSGSMRSNVGYRNLRTSPSRESMSSMSSNASESDIDRTPTKAGRRHSRSKSEQITSIGNEVTPRRSIRIQIQNGRKGTGDKVHRRRSSELRDTATNVAAESLKSPISPSIHRLTKYPHAPAPPRPLIPPRQPSYAPGSGRPRFPQKTLILDLDETLIHSLAKGGRMSSGHMVEVRLSTPMTTSTAPGGASTTLGPQHPILYYVHKRPHCDVFLRKVCKWYKLVVFTASVQEYADPVIDWLEQERKFFHSRYYRQHCTLRNGAYIKDLSSVEPDLSKVMILDNSPMSYIFHEDNAIPIEGWINDPTDNDLLHLIPLLEAMQYVTDVRALLALRRGEAMT